From Solwaraspora sp. WMMD1047, the proteins below share one genomic window:
- a CDS encoding DedA family protein: MIFSWYVSIRAEVVATQAEPPDGDLAGFAADLVERLGGPGAGLAVALENLFPPIPSEVILPLAGFAASQGRISLFAAIAWTTLGSVVGAMALYHLGALLGRDRVRAIGARLPLVKLADIDRTEAWFARHGAKAVFLGRMIPIFRSLISIPAGIERIPLATFLLYTTLGSLIWNTAFVMAGYLLGDNWHAVESYVGAFQNLVIVACALVVAYLVVSRLVRTRRNRRSNPAAGPRRASSAGRGTVYGTPRHAEDNRSGSGATKPAPPTVR; encoded by the coding sequence ATGATCTTTTCCTGGTACGTGTCGATTCGAGCCGAAGTGGTTGCCACCCAGGCGGAGCCGCCGGACGGTGATCTGGCCGGTTTCGCGGCTGACCTGGTCGAGCGGCTCGGTGGTCCGGGTGCGGGCCTGGCGGTGGCCCTGGAGAACCTGTTCCCGCCGATTCCCAGCGAGGTGATTCTGCCGCTGGCGGGCTTCGCCGCCAGTCAGGGCAGGATCAGCCTGTTCGCCGCCATCGCCTGGACCACGCTGGGCTCGGTGGTGGGTGCGATGGCGCTGTACCACCTCGGCGCCCTGCTCGGGCGGGACCGGGTCCGGGCGATCGGTGCGAGGCTGCCGCTGGTGAAGCTGGCCGACATCGACCGCACCGAGGCGTGGTTCGCCCGGCACGGCGCGAAGGCGGTCTTCCTCGGGAGGATGATTCCGATCTTCCGCAGCCTGATCTCGATTCCGGCCGGAATCGAGCGGATACCGCTCGCGACCTTCCTGCTCTACACCACGCTGGGCAGCCTGATCTGGAACACCGCGTTCGTGATGGCCGGCTACCTGCTCGGCGACAACTGGCATGCGGTCGAGTCCTACGTCGGCGCGTTCCAGAACCTGGTCATCGTCGCCTGCGCGCTCGTGGTCGCGTACCTTGTCGTCTCCAGGCTGGTGCGCACGCGCCGGAACCGCCGGTCGAACCCGGCTGCCGGTCCCCGGCGGGCATCGTCAGCCGGGCGTGGCACGGTGTACGGAACGCCGCGTCACGCGGAGGACAACCGATCGGGGAGCGGGGCTACCAAACCCGCGCCACCCACGGTGCGCTGA